Genomic DNA from bacterium:
AGTTAATTCGATTAAAACCGATGCAAAAGTTCATCTTGAAAAAACCGATGCTGGTTTCACGATCACAAAAATTGAACTTGATACTGTAGGTGATGTTGAAGGAATCGATAATGAAAAATTTGTTAATTATGCTGAGCAGGCAAAAGCAGGCTGCCCGGTATCAAGAGCTTTAACCGGTCCGATGATAATTCTTCACGCAAAGTTGAAGTAATTAGTCACTGACCAGACTTTTATACTCATCATTCTTTGCGAGGAATGCCTGAGTATAAGAGCACGTTGGAATAACTTTCAAATTATTTTCTTTTACAAATTCCAAAGCGGCTTTGACAACCAGAGCCGCTAAACCTTTCCCGCGCAAAGCTGGATGGGTGTAAGTGTGATACAAATTCATTTCGTTATTTCTCATCGTATACTCAACATATACTTCATTTCCTTCAGTATAAATAACAAAGCGTTCATTTTCTTTTTCGTGAATTACTTTCTGTTCCATATTATACACGCTCCCTTATAAAATAATATTAAAAATGTCTTCTGAATAACAATGATGTTCAAGTGTTTATATAAAGGTCTCGACCTCATCCCAACCCTTCCCCTGAAAGGGGAAGGGCTTATTGAAAATTATGACCTAATAAAAATATTCTGTCAGTGCTTTAGCATTTATTGATTTATTGACAATAATTCTCTCTCCTTTCCGGAGAGAGATAAGAGTGAGGTCCTTTTATTTTGGACAAATGTGATTGCTCAAATATTTTTATTGATAATGAAATTAAAATCTCTGTTTGAATATCTGCCTGTATTTGCAAAGTAAGTCTTCTCAACGAAACGAACTTTATTATCTATATCCACAGTGACGATGGTTGAAGATCTCGTCCCATATTTTTCTGATTTAATAAAGATGGGTGAAAGCATCCTCTCCAGTTCGAGTCCTACACCGGTATCCGGAAGTTCTTCATCTTTTGCGAGCGAGGTGTCATCAAGCAGATTCAGCACTTCCCACGGATGAATATTGCGTTGTTCAATTAAATGCTTAAGATTTCGTTTGCTCTTTTCAACTTTTGGCCAGGGAGTATCGAGAATTGCATTGCTAATTCCGTGAACTCCTGATTCAAGTTTTTCAAACCACCTGTTTTGTTTGAAAAGTAGCAAAGCTCATCAACAGTACCGATGATCAGATTAAAGCCGTTAAATTGATTTAAAGTTTCCTTCAAACTGTTATAGTCATCCAATGGTGAGATATCACTAACTAGAAAATCAAGTGTAAGATTACCCCGCGACGGTGCATCGTTCCGATGATTTGTCAAATCTCTGTAGTTAGTAATAGCAGCAAATCTGCCTTGCCGAGTTATTCCCATCCATGTCCCGCCAGCCTGTAAATCCTTTCCGGCAAGAAGGTCAGGATGTTCAGTCCAAAACTCAGCCTGCTCGCTTGGACGTTCATAAAATTCATCACGGTTAGCAGCAAAAATCAGCTTGTATTTAGAATGAACGTTATTTGCGAAAACTATCAGGCACATGTGGTTATTAGTTTATTAGTTATTGGTTTTAGTTTTTTAGTCTTTTGTTATTGGAATCCTATTGTTTAGCGTTAACCACAAAACTATAACCAGAGACTGATTAACTATGACTAAAAACTAACCAACAAAAAACTAAAATATGTCTCTGTTCTTAAGATCGATTATTAGCCGGTCATAATCAACAAACTGAACTGCATCCCAGCCAATCTTCTTTGCAGCATCGACATATTCCGGAATGTCATCAATATAAAAATGCTCTTTAGATGAAAAACCGGATGCCGCCTCAACTGCACGGTAGATTTCTTCTTCTGGTTTTAGTGATTTTACCTCGTGAGATAAAATCAGCTCATCAAAATATTTCAGGAATTCATATTTCTGCCAGCCGTACTTCTGATGAATTGAGTTTGTATTTGAAAGCAGAAATAATTTGTAATCATTTTTAAGTACCGGCAATAAAGCAACGACATCCTCATTAACGGAAAAAATCTCTGAATAAATTTTGCAAAAAGTTTCCCGGTCAAGTTTATGATTAACAATTGCCAGCATTTTATTTATGAATTCAGATTCGGTTATCATCCCTTTTTCAAATTCCCGATGCAAGTGATAATTGGAATTATAATACTCAATGAATCTGCTGCCGAGATTTTGCTCAATCTGGTTTAATCTTTTTACAGCAATGGTATAATCGAAAGGTATAAGAACCATTCCGAGGTCAAAGACAATAGCAGAGTATTTTTTTACTTTCATCGAGTTAACTTTTTTCAAATGTCATTCCTGTGAAAACAGGAATCCATTTCAGTAAAAGTAGAAAAATTGGATTCCCACTTTCGTGGGAATGACTGCTCGTGGGTAAAAAGTATTTTAACATAGATAAAGGCTGAAGAAATCTATGGCAGCTCAAAAACGCTATCATCCAAACCAGTATTAATTTCGATGCTGTTGACAGTCAGTTCAATTTCCTGCAAGCCAAAATATTGTGTTATGGTGAATGGAAATTTTAAGCCTTTAACTTCACGGTAATCGGAGAAGTAAGTTTCCTGTTCGAATAATCCCTGTTTGGTTTGAATTTCCTTTGTCTCTTTGAACTTCAGATCATTCTGCATGCTGTAATATTGAAACCATCTGATTCCTGACGGCAAGGTTAACTTGATCGCATAACAATCTACACTGTCAATACATTCAATTCCTAAGTATTCAGCTTTCACACCAAAACTATCCGGACTTAGCAGAAGATGCATTGTTGCATCCATCATAAGACGTTCAAGTTCTTTTTTTTCAATCTCGGTTTTTTCTGTACCGATTATCATTGATCCTTTTCCGTTACTGTAATAAAGAAGCTGCCTTACTTCCCCGGCTTTCAGCTCTTGAAATAATTTATCGGGATATTTCTGCATCACAACTATTTCAATCGGCTGACTCATAGCTGTTCCTGTCATAACCGTTGTTCTGTCCATTACGCTTTTAAACTTATCAATTCCGCCGATAGCGTAGATATATTTATTTATAACTCCCTGTGCGGTTATGTTTACCGGGTCAGTCTCGGTTGTGGTTTGTTCTTGTGAGAACAATACTATCGAATTAAAAAAGAGCAGTGTTGCTATTAAAGTTCTGTATTTCATATTCTAACAAATTTATTATTTACTTTAAAAAGATAAATGATTATCCAAACAATTATAACACTAAAATTTCGCTTAATACTAAAACAACTTTTCTTTAGTTTTGAAAAACGATAACAATCTTTTTCTGTATGAACATTAAATACCTTATCATTTTCTTTTTACTGATCCAGGCCAGCATTTTTGCACAGACATTTATAATATCAGGTAAAATAACAGACAGTCAAACCAATGAATCACTACCATATTCCAATGTTCGTGTGCTGAACACAACACTAGGTACAGCTGCAAACCTGAAGGGCGATTATGAAATAAAACTCTCGGCAGGAAATTATCTTTTAGTGGCTTCGTACATTGGCTATTATTCTGACACTATAGAAGTTAATCTTAATAAGAATATTAGTGATGTGGACTTCTTTCTGAAGAAAACAGAAATAATCCTACCGGATATTGTAATTCTTCCCGGAGAAAATCCAGCGCTTGAAATAATCCGCAAAGCAATAGAGAAGAAGAATGAACGGAATGCAAAACTTAATACTTATGAATTCGAAGCTTACACTAAAGGACTAATCAGAACCACAGATGAGATAAGTGCAAGAGGAAGAACTGTTTCTGCGGGAGTTGGAACGGAATCGGATTCCGCTGAACTTAAAATCACAGGTATACTTGAAAACCAGAGCAAAGGATATTTTAAAAAACCGGATCAGTTTAAAGAGACGATAATAGCAAGAAAACAAAGTGCTAACTTTCCGCCGACAATAAACATACTTACGGGTGGCAGACTAATTCAAAATTTTTATGAAGATGATATAAGATTTTTTGGCGGAAGATTACCCGGACCAATTGCTGATGATGCACTTGATTATTATTACTATTATATCGATGGGATGGTGATGAAGAACGACCGGAAAGTTTATAAGCTCTTTTTCAGAGTTGAAAATCCAGACGATCCGGGATTCCAGGGAAGCATTTTTATTAATGACAGTACTTACGAACTTATCCAGGTTGAGCTTGAACTAAATAGATCAGCAAATGTCGGAGGAATATTTGATACGATAAGCATCTTCCAGCAATTCACGAGTTACGACGATATTTATATGCCGGTTGATTACAGGCTTTTTGCGAAAGGAAATGTTCTCGGTCTGGTTGATTTTGGTTTTGAGCTGAATACAATTCTCTACGACTACAAAATCAATCCTGAACTGAGCGATGATACTTTTAACAAA
This window encodes:
- a CDS encoding HAD family phosphatase, whose amino-acid sequence is MKVKKYSAIVFDLGMVLIPFDYTIAVKRLNQIEQNLGSRFIEYYNSNYHLHREFEKGMITESEFINKMLAIVNHKLDRETFCKIYSEIFSVNEDVVALLPVLKNDYKLFLLSNTNSIHQKYGWQKYEFLKYFDELILSHEVKSLKPEEEIYRAVEAASGFSSKEHFYIDDIPEYVDAAKKIGWDAVQFVDYDRLIIDLKNRDIF
- a CDS encoding N-acetyltransferase, which translates into the protein MEQKVIHEKENERFVIYTEGNEVYVEYTMRNNEMNLYHTYTHPALRGKGLAALVVKAALEFVKENNLKVIPTCSYTQAFLAKNDEYKSLVSD